A region of bacterium DNA encodes the following proteins:
- a CDS encoding FtsX-like permease family protein gives MIKQVIQEARFRQFTFFLSALAVTLAVALVVFFLTTSEASNRETIRLTRDMGFNLRIVAANTDMDYFWLHGFSDQLMPECWVERFVHYPKFSFAHVTATLQQRLQWRDRQVVLTGLSREIEPGGKVKTAITYHLAPGRVIIGYGPASALDIHAGQSVRILDTDFYVERTLAETGSEEDQWIYMNLESLQQLLHLKGKISEIKALNCLCLTTDQQDPLLMLRDQLRQVLPDAQVIMNKTIAMARERQRLTMERYFAVLLPALLVGCGLFIAALSMINVRDRSREIGILRAIGYGSGRIVVLFLARALLLGLIGGLLGFILGVLASLHWGPGVFKITGKTILPMYDLLVWSLILAPLFAALAASIPAAYAVNQDPANLLREN, from the coding sequence ATGATCAAACAGGTTATACAGGAAGCACGGTTTCGCCAGTTCACCTTTTTTCTCAGCGCCCTGGCAGTCACCCTCGCCGTCGCACTGGTGGTCTTTTTTCTCACGACCAGCGAGGCGTCCAATCGCGAAACCATCCGCCTGACGCGCGATATGGGATTCAATCTGCGCATCGTTGCGGCGAACACGGATATGGATTATTTCTGGTTGCACGGCTTTTCGGATCAGCTCATGCCCGAGTGTTGGGTGGAGCGGTTTGTCCACTATCCCAAATTCTCCTTTGCCCATGTCACCGCTACGCTGCAGCAACGGCTGCAGTGGCGCGATAGGCAGGTGGTGCTCACCGGGCTGTCCCGCGAGATCGAACCCGGCGGCAAGGTCAAGACAGCCATAACCTATCATCTGGCGCCGGGACGCGTGATCATCGGGTATGGGCCGGCCAGCGCCCTGGACATTCACGCGGGACAGAGCGTGCGCATTCTCGACACAGACTTTTACGTGGAACGAACGCTGGCTGAAACCGGCAGCGAAGAGGACCAATGGATCTATATGAATCTGGAGTCCCTGCAGCAACTGCTGCACCTGAAGGGAAAGATCAGCGAGATCAAGGCGCTCAATTGCCTGTGCCTGACCACAGACCAGCAGGACCCCCTGCTGATGCTGCGCGACCAGCTCAGACAGGTGCTGCCTGATGCACAGGTGATCATGAACAAAACCATCGCCATGGCACGGGAGAGACAACGCCTGACCATGGAACGATACTTTGCCGTGCTGCTGCCGGCGCTGCTGGTCGGCTGCGGGCTTTTCATCGCCGCGCTGTCCATGATCAACGTGCGGGATCGGTCGCGGGAGATCGGTATTCTCCGCGCCATAGGATATGGATCCGGGCGCATCGTTGTTCTCTTTCTGGCCCGAGCCCTGTTGCTGGGGCTCATCGGCGGCCTGCTGGGATTTATCCTCGGTGTCCTGGCCAGCCTGCATTGGGGTCCCGGCGTGTTCAAGATAACCGGCAAAACCATTCTGCCCATGTACGATCTGTTAGTCTGGAGTTTGATCCTTGCCCCCCTGTTCGCCGCCCTGGCCGCGTCCATACCTGCGGCCTATGCGGTCAATCAGGACCCTGCCAATCTTTTGCGGGAAAACTGA
- a CDS encoding ABC transporter ATP-binding protein translates to MMELLQVAKVYQKNSQRIAALENITLKINKGEFVLVCGPSGSGKTTLLLTLGAMIQPSEGAVRFNGREIHRATEKERTLFRRQHLGFVFQMFNLLPYMTVLENVLMGQVLREPGDEATARQWLERLHLQDRLQHKPAELSVGECQRVAMARALIKKPQLLLADEPTGNLDPANAGQILAALSEYHRQGGTVVMVTHGSTGIIRADRTLYLEQGRLVA, encoded by the coding sequence ATGATGGAGTTGTTGCAGGTAGCTAAAGTCTATCAAAAAAATTCTCAACGCATCGCCGCTCTGGAGAACATCACGCTCAAAATCAACAAGGGCGAATTCGTCCTGGTCTGCGGTCCCAGCGGCAGCGGCAAAACCACTCTGCTGTTGACCCTGGGCGCCATGATTCAACCGAGCGAAGGCGCCGTGCGCTTTAACGGCCGGGAAATCCACCGCGCAACGGAGAAAGAGCGCACCCTCTTCCGCAGACAACACCTGGGATTCGTGTTTCAGATGTTCAACCTGCTGCCCTATATGACTGTGCTGGAGAATGTGTTGATGGGACAAGTGCTGCGTGAACCGGGGGATGAGGCTACAGCCAGGCAGTGGCTGGAACGATTGCATCTGCAGGACCGGCTGCAGCACAAGCCTGCAGAGTTGAGCGTGGGCGAGTGTCAGCGCGTGGCCATGGCCAGAGCGCTGATTAAAAAACCGCAATTGCTGCTGGCCGATGAGCCCACCGGCAACCTCGATCCAGCGAACGCCGGTCAGATTCTGGCAGCGCTGTCGGAATACCATCGCCAGGGAGGAACCGTGGTGATGGTGACCCATGGAAGCACAGGGATCATCCGCGCTGACCGGACGTTATATCTTGAACAGGGCAGATTGGTTGCTTGA